In one window of Cellulophaga sp. HaHa_2_95 DNA:
- a CDS encoding CatB-related O-acetyltransferase, giving the protein MRKIYFYFKNILRIPLDKFKKNKINLSCRLSKNTLISRTSIGKHTYIACNAVLTNTQIGNYCSIAPGVQIGGMQHSYWWLSTSTSLSTQCISNKKTIIGNDVWIAAGCVIKQGVTIGDGAVIGAMSFVNQDVPENSIYFGSPAKFYKERLDKAIFKKLKDSNYWNLEIADAKKILKEIDTL; this is encoded by the coding sequence ATGAGAAAAATTTATTTTTATTTCAAAAATATTTTAAGAATACCATTAGATAAATTTAAAAAAAATAAAATTAATCTAAGCTGTAGGTTAAGTAAAAACACGCTAATATCAAGAACAAGCATTGGAAAACATACATATATTGCTTGTAATGCTGTACTTACCAATACTCAAATAGGAAATTATTGTTCTATAGCCCCTGGTGTTCAAATTGGCGGTATGCAACACTCATACTGGTGGCTAAGCACATCAACATCTTTAAGTACCCAATGTATTTCTAATAAAAAAACAATAATTGGTAATGATGTTTGGATTGCTGCTGGATGTGTAATTAAACAAGGTGTAACGATAGGTGACGGTGCCGTAATAGGTGCTATGTCATTTGTTAATCAAGACGTTCCAGAGAATTCAATATATTTTGGAAGCCCTGCAAAATTCTATAAAGAAAGATTAGATAAAGCCATTTTCAAAAAATTGAAAGATAGTAATTACTGGAATTTAGAAATAGCAGATGCGAAAAAAATTTTAAAAGAGATAGATACACTCTAA
- a CDS encoding Ig-like domain-containing protein, with the protein MKTPHFTKCLGSLLTFALLTFSCSQDTETTFAELVVEETIASETITPDDEVTEEAAEPIIDYQKGTLILNEDTKVALDITKGAEENSTSKKTYSLKSITQPKNGKTEMNNNNEIVYSPTADYHGDDSFSYTLNIQDSTETTVEQVNTFNITITPSKDVVNDVVMTPYETTKTITPLANDTFAETSNVAITEISLADKGIAILNSDNTIKYTPNKNTTGEDVILYKTKLTNSDASETIENGTIKISISAKSITNTHGDIYYVNSTGNDSNKGDSEANAWKTLSYAAGQSSPVKAGDVVYIKAGTYTENVKFYKQGTELKPIKFEGYQSTPGDISTSSFKYGDNLDKSKMPLFNGNDSSKNVCFTTYGSKYLTVKNFQITNYLTGILASDSEFLTFENIIAVNFGIRQQSSYTGKGVKIGSAANNIELKNSFVLNAGAEGVFVNGNYNKIVNTKVYCDDNTNPTDYYVVIFGNYNTVENSEVNRKGDLTHVGHGIQIKGSSQYNEIKNSTAYNTSIGVRWRGAKYNKIIGCKVIGGSDKNGSLIVRDGASNNEFSNCSVSNTKFGIMFYDTTEDSGAQYTGANNIFSNCTFENNRHSISFHKYDVKSPSYGSTFQNCTFQNAEYLFQADRENYSNKMITCKVIDINEETDSSDIVYKLNFTYSGTEFTNTGF; encoded by the coding sequence ATGAAAACACCCCATTTCACCAAATGCCTAGGTTCCCTACTAACCTTTGCGTTACTAACATTTTCTTGTTCGCAAGATACGGAGACCACCTTTGCCGAGCTTGTTGTTGAAGAAACAATAGCTAGTGAAACTATCACGCCAGATGATGAAGTTACGGAGGAAGCCGCGGAACCTATTATAGATTATCAAAAAGGCACATTAATACTTAATGAAGACACAAAAGTAGCCTTAGATATTACTAAAGGTGCTGAAGAAAATTCTACAAGTAAAAAAACCTATTCATTAAAAAGCATTACCCAACCTAAAAATGGTAAAACGGAAATGAATAATAATAACGAAATTGTTTATTCTCCGACTGCAGACTATCATGGTGATGATAGTTTTAGCTACACTTTAAACATACAAGATTCAACAGAGACTACCGTAGAACAAGTAAATACATTTAACATAACTATCACTCCCTCAAAAGATGTTGTAAATGATGTAGTTATGACTCCATATGAAACTACTAAAACAATAACTCCATTAGCCAATGACACTTTTGCAGAAACTAGTAATGTTGCTATTACTGAAATTAGCTTAGCTGATAAAGGTATTGCCATATTAAACTCAGACAATACCATTAAGTATACTCCAAATAAGAATACAACTGGTGAGGATGTTATATTATACAAAACAAAACTTACGAATAGTGATGCTTCAGAGACTATTGAAAATGGAACTATAAAAATATCCATCTCCGCTAAATCTATTACGAACACACACGGGGATATATATTATGTTAATAGTACTGGAAACGACTCAAACAAAGGTGATTCCGAAGCAAATGCGTGGAAAACTTTAAGTTACGCTGCTGGTCAATCAAGCCCCGTAAAAGCCGGAGATGTAGTATATATAAAAGCCGGAACATATACCGAAAATGTAAAATTTTACAAACAAGGTACTGAACTAAAACCTATAAAATTTGAAGGCTATCAATCAACCCCTGGAGATATTAGTACATCCTCATTTAAGTATGGAGATAACTTAGACAAATCAAAAATGCCGCTTTTCAATGGAAATGATTCCAGTAAAAATGTCTGTTTCACAACTTATGGTTCAAAATATTTAACAGTTAAAAATTTTCAAATTACTAATTATTTAACTGGAATTTTGGCTTCAGATTCAGAATTTCTAACTTTCGAAAACATAATAGCTGTTAATTTTGGAATAAGACAACAATCATCATATACAGGAAAGGGTGTGAAAATTGGTTCTGCAGCCAATAATATTGAACTTAAAAATAGCTTTGTTTTAAATGCAGGAGCTGAAGGAGTATTTGTGAACGGTAATTACAATAAAATTGTCAATACAAAAGTTTATTGTGATGACAATACCAATCCAACTGATTATTATGTTGTAATTTTTGGAAATTACAACACGGTAGAGAATTCTGAAGTAAATAGAAAAGGAGATTTAACTCATGTTGGACATGGCATACAAATCAAGGGAAGTTCTCAATATAATGAAATAAAGAATTCAACAGCATACAATACTAGTATAGGTGTTAGATGGAGAGGAGCAAAGTATAATAAAATAATAGGTTGTAAAGTGATTGGTGGTTCTGACAAAAACGGTAGCTTAATTGTTAGAGATGGGGCTAGTAATAACGAATTTTCTAATTGTAGTGTATCCAACACAAAATTTGGTATTATGTTTTATGACACTACCGAAGATTCAGGTGCTCAATACACAGGAGCAAATAACATATTCAGCAATTGTACTTTTGAAAACAATAGACACTCTATTAGCTTTCATAAATATGATGTAAAAAGTCCTTCTTATGGAAGTACATTTCAAAATTGCACTTTTCAAAATGCTGAATATTTATTTCAAGCAGATAGAGAAAATTATTCCAATAAAATGATAACCTGCAAGGTTATTGATATTAATGAGGAAACTGATTCCAGCGACATCGTTTATAAATTAAATTTTACTTATTCAGGGACAGAATTTACAAATACAGGTTTTTAA
- a CDS encoding glycosyltransferase family 4 protein — protein sequence MKILYIHQYFVIPSEPGGTRSYWISRELIKNGHQVTMITSTRDKNQKGRVNIDGINVIYLYVPYSNKMSILKRLVAFLKFMFLSSWYVIKLEKHDLAIATSTPLTIGFPALVGKLFRGLPYIFEVRDLWPEVPVQMGGVKNKFLIKILYWFERTIYNKSSHVIALSPGMHDGIIKAGTPEKKVTTIPNMSKIDEFWPREKDTKLLDELGLEKDSFKVIYFGTMGLANAVPYIVEGIRHLKSSKDIEFLFLGGGALENKIKEICENEDLSAVHFYGKVPMARLSAIVNLCDVSLVTFSNIPILATNSPNKLFDTLSAGKAIIVNSPGWTKTMVEDNNCGIFVNPKNSKDLANKINYLKDNIKICDEMGRNARILAETTFDKSILCDKFVRTVEKIEI from the coding sequence ATGAAAATATTATATATACATCAATATTTTGTAATTCCAAGCGAACCCGGAGGTACTCGTAGTTATTGGATCAGTAGGGAATTGATAAAAAATGGTCACCAAGTAACAATGATTACCTCTACTAGAGACAAAAATCAAAAAGGAAGAGTGAATATAGATGGAATCAATGTAATCTATTTATACGTACCCTATAGTAATAAAATGAGTATTCTCAAAAGATTGGTAGCTTTCTTAAAATTCATGTTTCTTTCTAGTTGGTATGTTATTAAATTAGAAAAACATGATCTTGCGATTGCCACTTCCACACCATTAACTATAGGTTTCCCTGCCTTAGTTGGTAAATTATTCAGAGGGTTGCCCTATATTTTTGAAGTTCGTGATTTATGGCCAGAAGTTCCTGTTCAAATGGGAGGAGTTAAAAACAAATTTTTAATTAAAATTTTGTATTGGTTTGAAAGAACCATTTACAATAAATCATCTCACGTAATTGCCTTATCCCCTGGCATGCATGATGGTATTATAAAAGCAGGAACTCCTGAAAAAAAAGTGACTACAATTCCTAACATGTCCAAAATTGATGAATTTTGGCCTAGAGAAAAAGACACCAAATTATTAGATGAATTGGGTCTTGAAAAAGATTCATTTAAGGTAATTTATTTTGGTACTATGGGATTGGCTAACGCAGTTCCTTATATAGTTGAAGGTATTAGACACTTAAAATCTAGTAAAGATATTGAGTTTTTATTTTTAGGTGGTGGAGCTTTAGAAAATAAAATAAAGGAAATTTGTGAAAATGAAGACTTAAGCGCCGTACATTTCTATGGCAAAGTACCTATGGCTCGTTTATCTGCTATAGTGAATTTATGTGATGTCTCATTGGTTACCTTTTCTAATATCCCAATTTTAGCAACCAATTCTCCAAATAAACTTTTTGACACTTTGTCTGCTGGTAAAGCCATTATCGTAAACTCGCCAGGATGGACAAAAACAATGGTTGAAGATAATAATTGTGGCATATTCGTTAATCCAAAAAATTCAAAAGACCTAGCGAATAAAATCAACTATTTAAAGGATAATATAAAAATTTGTGATGAAATGGGCAGGAATGCTAGAATTTTGGCGGAGACTACATTTGACAAATCTATACTTTGCGACAAGTTTGTAAGGACTGTTGAAAAAATAGAAATATAA
- a CDS encoding acetyltransferase: MNKVIIFGASGHAKVVIDIIEKQNQYEIFGLVDSFKPKKTLLFEYAILGSEDDLPALVKEHNIYGIIVAIGDNCTRNIIVHKVQEICPTLQFINAIHPNAVLGKNVALGNGIVVMPGAIINSDAAIGDSCIVNTNASVGHEAILKDFSSISPGVKIGGNFNLGFCSAISIGATIIENITIGDNTIIGAGAVVTRDFPNGVVAYGSPAKIIRHRAKNDEYLFSSKERSKNRGIL, from the coding sequence ATGAATAAAGTCATCATTTTTGGGGCTTCAGGCCATGCTAAGGTAGTTATTGATATTATCGAGAAGCAAAACCAATATGAGATTTTTGGACTTGTTGATTCCTTTAAGCCAAAAAAAACGCTCCTATTTGAATATGCAATATTAGGGAGTGAAGATGATCTTCCGGCTCTTGTAAAAGAACACAATATTTACGGTATTATAGTGGCTATAGGAGATAATTGTACTCGAAATATTATTGTGCATAAAGTACAGGAAATTTGTCCAACACTTCAATTTATTAATGCTATACATCCTAATGCAGTTCTTGGCAAGAATGTAGCTTTGGGAAATGGTATTGTCGTGATGCCTGGCGCAATTATTAATAGTGATGCTGCTATCGGAGACTCATGTATAGTAAATACCAATGCTAGTGTAGGTCATGAAGCTATTTTGAAAGATTTCTCTAGCATCTCTCCAGGAGTGAAAATTGGCGGGAATTTTAATTTAGGTTTTTGTAGTGCAATCTCAATTGGGGCTACAATCATTGAGAACATTACGATAGGAGATAATACCATTATAGGAGCAGGAGCAGTGGTCACTAGAGATTTCCCTAATGGTGTTGTTGCTTATGGGAGTCCTGCTAAAATAATAAGACATAGAGCAAAGAATGATGAGTACTTATTTTCTAGTAAAGAAAGAAGTAAAAACCGTGGGATTTTATAA
- a CDS encoding UDP-GlcNAc--UDP-phosphate GlcNAc-1-phosphate transferase, which yields MDSLYLNMLFTLFIIFVSFAYYKLAKKYNITDVPNERSSHQTITIRGGGIIFPIAIIFFFLVFDFQYPYFLIGLILTAIISFLDDIFTLKNSIRIVVHLVSIVLIVYQIEMSGMNLIWFLPLVFFATGLINIFNFMDGINGLTGLYATTVISAMLYVNYFQSTFIDNHFLLFTLISLLVFCFYNVRKKALFFAGDIGSLSIGLIILFSLGTLITKTENFIYIFFILVYLLDGGITILERFFIHKENIFKPHKKHLYQLLVDKKGFSHLKTAGCFAISQAVMSASVIYFNSKSNTLIPVLLLVALYLFIYILIKASILKK from the coding sequence ATGGATTCTTTATATCTAAACATGTTATTTACTTTATTTATCATTTTCGTTTCTTTTGCTTATTACAAATTAGCGAAAAAATATAATATTACAGATGTGCCTAACGAAAGAAGTTCTCATCAAACAATAACAATTAGAGGTGGTGGCATTATATTTCCTATAGCTATTATTTTCTTTTTCTTAGTATTCGATTTTCAATATCCTTATTTCTTAATAGGTTTAATATTAACAGCTATAATAAGTTTTTTAGATGATATATTTACTTTAAAAAATAGCATAAGAATTGTAGTTCACTTGGTTTCTATAGTATTGATTGTGTATCAAATTGAAATGTCTGGAATGAATCTTATATGGTTTTTACCTTTAGTCTTTTTTGCAACTGGCTTAATTAACATATTCAATTTCATGGACGGTATAAATGGTCTAACTGGTTTATATGCCACAACCGTTATTTCTGCGATGCTGTATGTAAATTACTTTCAAAGCACATTTATTGATAATCATTTCTTATTATTCACCTTAATTTCTCTTCTTGTTTTTTGTTTTTATAATGTAAGAAAAAAGGCGTTATTTTTTGCGGGTGATATCGGGAGTTTATCTATTGGCTTGATTATTCTTTTTTCTCTAGGAACTTTAATAACCAAAACAGAAAATTTCATCTATATATTTTTCATCTTAGTCTATTTATTAGATGGTGGAATAACAATACTCGAGCGATTTTTTATTCATAAGGAAAATATATTTAAGCCTCACAAAAAACATTTATACCAACTATTAGTTGACAAAAAAGGATTCTCACACCTCAAAACAGCTGGATGTTTTGCAATATCTCAAGCGGTTATGTCGGCATCTGTAATTTACTTTAACTCAAAATCGAATACTTTAATACCTGTTCTGCTATTAGTTGCTTTGTATTTATTTATATATATATTGATCAAAGCAAGTATCTTAAAAAAATAA
- a CDS encoding glycosyltransferase family 4 protein, translating to MKCLHICNDFSLTKVHSNLYKNLDKLNIEQIIYNPIRKATPVGNNSINFINTKSKIIYSNELKNYHRVLYRKKINFLKKDILQKDNLDAVNIIHATTLFSDGGLAYELHKELNIPFVVAIRATDITAFLKYRKDLISYGLKILKSASRLIFISDSLKSNFLNHPSICKIKTSLEHKCVIQYNGIDDYWLDNIFTKKIDLPNRIVYVGRLIPRKNVLKLANAIIEINNDKKLNLSLDIIGSGGSDEQKLIEISNRNPRVVNMIGQVSDRNKLLEHYRENHIFAMPSLGETFGLVYIEALSQGLPLLYTKNEGIDNVFDFLIGENSKSKTQEEIKLSLIEIIENYNNYDLTQINFNLFRWDQIANKYKILFESI from the coding sequence ATGAAATGTCTACATATATGTAACGATTTTTCTCTCACAAAGGTACATAGCAATCTCTATAAAAATTTAGATAAATTAAATATTGAACAAATTATATACAACCCTATTAGAAAAGCGACTCCTGTAGGCAACAATTCAATAAATTTTATAAACACAAAGAGCAAAATAATTTATTCTAATGAGCTGAAAAATTATCATAGAGTTCTTTACCGTAAGAAAATTAATTTTTTAAAAAAAGATATTCTTCAAAAAGATAATTTAGATGCTGTAAATATAATTCATGCAACGACATTATTTAGTGATGGTGGTTTAGCCTACGAACTGCATAAAGAACTAAATATCCCTTTTGTTGTAGCAATAAGAGCTACAGACATTACTGCTTTTTTAAAATACAGGAAAGATTTAATTTCTTATGGTTTAAAAATTCTCAAGTCAGCATCTAGGCTAATTTTTATTAGTGATTCTTTAAAGTCTAATTTTTTAAATCATCCATCAATTTGCAAGATTAAAACCAGTCTGGAACATAAATGCGTAATTCAGTACAATGGTATAGATGATTACTGGCTAGATAATATTTTTACAAAAAAAATAGATCTTCCAAATAGAATAGTTTATGTTGGACGCTTAATTCCTAGAAAAAATGTTTTAAAATTGGCTAATGCTATTATCGAGATAAATAATGATAAAAAATTAAATCTGTCACTAGACATAATTGGAAGTGGTGGAAGTGATGAACAAAAGTTAATTGAAATTTCAAATAGGAATCCAAGAGTTGTAAATATGATTGGGCAAGTTTCAGATAGAAATAAATTATTAGAACACTATCGGGAAAATCATATTTTTGCAATGCCTTCTCTAGGAGAAACTTTTGGGCTAGTTTACATTGAAGCACTTAGTCAGGGATTACCTCTACTTTACACTAAAAATGAAGGAATCGATAATGTTTTTGATTTTCTAATTGGTGAAAATTCCAAAAGTAAAACTCAAGAAGAAATTAAACTAAGCTTAATTGAAATAATTGAAAATTATAACAATTATGATTTGACCCAAATAAATTTCAATCTGTTTAGATGGGATCAAATTGCTAATAAATACAAAATATTATTCGAATCAATATGA
- a CDS encoding O-antigen polymerase, which translates to METSQNKNYQSFILFFAWTASVMSIISRLYSGIDLVVIALFTVLLDIAINFKQIKVEIRFDFYKYLSLVLIFYGWILFTNAYSVSPTYKFEKSLTFIANVIFFIYPFFIKKINFNHIIKYYTFLIVPVTIYFIYMKSIIWSVDSEATEMFMTIRNTYLVFGIHMGIYFLLLIYFKKNIFLKILAFFLLLACSARGALIFTIITAFIYFLINNKIRKFKANLIFKFAALIITCFSIYFLFSSKIDSLLTSSISRFDSLLGGEDGSSLERVHRLEFAITQPFEKLSTFLIGNGMGSFGILYEQVDKRSYPHNIFVECLFEYGLIGLILFISFFLVLFKNFSLKKDIFHLLFLFVFFNALKSSSITDLWLLYGFAGGMVSLNYKQTENI; encoded by the coding sequence ATGGAAACTTCTCAAAATAAGAATTACCAGTCATTTATTCTTTTTTTTGCTTGGACCGCAAGTGTTATGTCTATAATCTCAAGACTATACAGTGGCATTGATTTAGTGGTAATAGCCTTATTCACTGTTCTCTTGGATATCGCAATAAATTTTAAACAGATAAAAGTTGAAATTAGATTTGATTTTTACAAATATTTATCTTTAGTACTAATCTTTTATGGATGGATATTATTCACTAATGCATATTCCGTTTCACCAACTTATAAATTCGAAAAATCCTTAACATTTATTGCAAATGTAATTTTTTTCATATATCCCTTTTTTATAAAAAAAATTAATTTTAATCATATTATAAAATATTATACATTTTTAATTGTACCGGTAACCATATATTTCATTTATATGAAATCTATTATTTGGTCGGTTGATTCAGAGGCAACTGAAATGTTCATGACTATCAGAAATACATATTTAGTATTCGGTATTCATATGGGCATATATTTTTTATTATTAATATATTTTAAAAAAAACATATTCTTAAAAATTTTAGCTTTCTTTTTACTACTAGCATGCTCTGCTCGTGGTGCATTAATATTTACCATTATAACGGCATTTATTTATTTTTTGATAAATAATAAAATAAGAAAATTTAAAGCTAATTTAATTTTTAAATTTGCAGCATTAATAATAACTTGTTTTTCAATATATTTTCTATTCAGCAGTAAAATAGATTCACTTTTAACCTCATCAATATCTAGATTTGATTCACTTTTAGGTGGCGAAGATGGTTCCTCATTAGAAAGAGTTCATAGATTAGAATTTGCAATTACACAACCATTTGAAAAATTATCTACATTTTTAATTGGAAATGGCATGGGAAGTTTTGGCATCTTATATGAACAGGTAGATAAAAGATCTTACCCTCATAATATATTTGTTGAATGTCTTTTCGAATACGGCCTAATTGGCTTAATACTATTTATTTCGTTTTTTTTAGTTCTATTTAAAAATTTTTCATTAAAAAAAGATATATTTCATTTGCTATTCCTATTTGTTTTTTTTAATGCCCTAAAATCATCTTCAATAACCGATTTATGGTTGTTGTATGGTTTTGCTGGAGGAATGGTAAGTCTTAATTATAAACAAACAGAAAACATATGA
- a CDS encoding oligosaccharide flippase family protein, with protein MLKSIKVFSKSEYFKTILGQVGIVLIAQLIPILCSPLIARLYGEKAIAEVTGLISLASILLVFNSLKMGQAIVIEKDDNKAKQLVVLIVFLISIITLIISVILFVFKDFFVSSFEVNNVIFYVPIYIFSFGVFSTLDFWFIRIKKFKYKAYSKIIEAIVYIVFALTLYFSYGKNEMGLAIGKLLGVVSATLFLIYLSHFQIPKFNFNELKELLTKYKEFPIHVMPSTFINVLSIQIIIIFLGLYFTKEEVGFFGLANMVILVPTSFIGQTISNIFFQKIVEDVNRESYKNVFITFKKTVILLSTFSFPGFLILYFFSTEIFTFVFGENWNLTGLIAKELAVIFLIQIVVSPVSSTILIPLGKAKLNAMWQYGRFVFMLISLLVMTYIMKLDFLPFVKGYSYCVAFAYIIYFIIVYNIVKKQSLK; from the coding sequence ATGTTAAAATCAATCAAGGTTTTTTCAAAGTCCGAGTATTTTAAAACAATTTTGGGGCAAGTAGGTATAGTGTTAATTGCCCAATTGATACCAATTTTATGTAGCCCATTGATTGCAAGACTTTATGGTGAAAAGGCTATTGCAGAGGTTACTGGTTTAATCTCATTAGCAAGTATACTCTTAGTATTTAATTCTTTAAAAATGGGACAAGCTATTGTCATAGAAAAGGATGACAATAAAGCAAAGCAATTAGTTGTATTAATTGTTTTTCTTATCTCAATAATTACTTTAATAATCTCCGTAATTCTTTTTGTTTTTAAGGACTTTTTTGTTTCAAGTTTTGAAGTAAATAACGTTATCTTCTATGTGCCGATATACATCTTTTCTTTTGGTGTTTTTAGCACATTAGATTTCTGGTTCATTAGAATTAAAAAATTTAAATATAAGGCATATTCAAAAATCATCGAAGCTATTGTTTACATTGTATTTGCGTTAACTCTATATTTTTCGTACGGAAAGAATGAAATGGGCCTAGCTATAGGTAAATTATTAGGTGTTGTTTCTGCTACACTATTTCTAATTTATCTTTCACATTTTCAAATACCTAAATTCAATTTCAATGAACTAAAAGAATTATTAACCAAGTATAAAGAATTTCCTATTCATGTGATGCCCTCCACATTCATTAATGTTTTAAGTATTCAGATCATAATAATTTTTTTAGGTCTCTACTTTACAAAAGAGGAAGTAGGTTTTTTTGGTTTGGCTAATATGGTGATCCTTGTCCCTACTTCATTTATAGGACAAACGATTAGTAATATATTTTTTCAAAAAATTGTAGAGGACGTAAATAGAGAAAGTTATAAAAATGTTTTTATAACTTTCAAAAAAACTGTTATATTGTTAAGTACATTTTCTTTCCCTGGCTTCTTAATTTTATATTTCTTTAGCACAGAAATATTTACTTTTGTATTTGGTGAAAACTGGAATTTAACAGGGTTAATCGCGAAAGAACTAGCCGTAATATTTTTAATTCAGATTGTTGTAAGTCCAGTTAGTAGTACAATTTTAATACCTTTAGGAAAAGCTAAGTTAAATGCAATGTGGCAATATGGGAGGTTTGTTTTTATGCTAATCTCACTTTTAGTTATGACCTATATCATGAAATTAGATTTCTTACCTTTTGTAAAAGGATATAGCTATTGCGTCGCATTCGCTTATATAATCTATTTTATTATTGTTTATAATATAGTCAAAAAACAATCTTTAAAATAA
- a CDS encoding sugar transferase, with amino-acid sequence MYALFLKRILDLVIATIAFALLFPFFLIIAFILLITNNGKPFFFHPRPGKNGIIFKVIKFKSMNDKKDEHGQFLDFHLRVTKFGNFIRKYSLDEIPQLINVIKGDMSLIGPRPLLVQYLPLYSKTQAKRHNIRPGITGWAQVNGRNAISWGKKFELDVWYVNNISFLLDIKILFMTLKKVLISEGVNESENLNSSAFDGSN; translated from the coding sequence ATGTACGCATTATTTTTAAAACGTATTCTCGATCTAGTCATTGCAACTATTGCTTTTGCACTATTATTTCCTTTTTTTTTAATTATAGCTTTCATCCTATTAATAACCAACAACGGAAAACCATTTTTCTTTCATCCTAGACCAGGTAAAAATGGTATAATTTTTAAAGTAATAAAATTTAAATCAATGAATGACAAAAAGGATGAACATGGTCAGTTTTTAGATTTTCATTTGCGCGTCACTAAATTCGGGAATTTTATCCGCAAATATTCTTTAGACGAAATACCTCAGTTAATAAACGTTATAAAGGGTGATATGAGCTTAATAGGCCCTAGACCCTTATTGGTGCAATATTTGCCATTATATAGCAAAACACAAGCTAAACGCCATAACATAAGGCCTGGAATTACAGGCTGGGCTCAAGTAAATGGAAGAAATGCCATTTCATGGGGGAAAAAATTTGAACTGGATGTATGGTATGTTAATAATATTTCTTTTTTGTTGGATATAAAAATATTATTTATGACCCTTAAAAAAGTGCTCATTAGTGAAGGTGTAAATGAAAGCGAAAATTTGAACTCTAGTGCTTTTGATGGCTCCAATTAA